One part of the Methanobrevibacter thaueri genome encodes these proteins:
- the ribH gene encoding 6,7-dimethyl-8-ribityllumazine synthase, with amino-acid sequence MTKYEIAAVVAEFNYDITQMMLELAQAEAKNRGCEITKVVAVPGVFDMPLVIKKLLQKGEYDAIITLGAVIEGATDHDQIVAQHASRKIADLALEYDTPVALGITGPGMTRMDAHRRVKNAKSAVEAAIKMCDRLKEI; translated from the coding sequence ATGACAAAATACGAAATAGCAGCAGTAGTTGCTGAATTTAACTATGATATTACACAAATGATGTTAGAACTCGCTCAAGCTGAAGCAAAAAACAGAGGCTGTGAAATTACAAAAGTAGTTGCAGTTCCTGGCGTATTCGACATGCCGCTTGTAATCAAAAAGTTATTGCAAAAAGGCGAATACGATGCAATAATCACTCTTGGAGCAGTAATCGAAGGCGCAACTGACCACGACCAAATTGTGGCACAACACGCTTCCCGTAAAATTGCTGACTTGGCACTTGAATACGACACTCCAGTAGCTCTCGGTATCACCGGACCTGGAATGACCAGAATGGATGCTCACAGACGTGTCAAAAACGCAAAAAGTGCTGTTGAAGCTGCCATTAAAATGTGCGACAGATTAAAAGAAATCTAG
- a CDS encoding DUF2264 domain-containing protein, translating into MSDKILLMSNSFFKRLKKEEKPPVIEEEAPVWEDRIFWVSTLQKITFPVISNLAKGSLRKNMPVESKSGEGEKFAYLEAFARVFNGIAPWLELGVDTSEEGKVREKYIKLTLKAISNAVNTNSNDYIFVVEPKQSLVDVALFAQGLLRAKKQIWLNLPMDIQARIIRELKNTRIIAPYENHWLLYTSMVEAALLEFTGECDKERLTYAISKFRDEFYVGDAIYSNGDEFDVGYYNSLIIHPMLNDILAVMRKYGLQEGEFLDVQLMRSSRLSSQLERMISPDGTYPLLGKSLAYRCGVFHLLSQAALLKILPRNIAPAQVRSALTKIIQRQFTGSQNFNSEGWLICGLNASQIDICDDETNTGSVYACCAVFLALGLKANDMFWEAPSEEWSSLKAWNGHQIQPDQSINF; encoded by the coding sequence ATGTCTGACAAAATACTACTCATGAGCAACTCATTTTTCAAAAGATTAAAAAAAGAAGAAAAGCCTCCCGTAATAGAGGAGGAGGCTCCTGTTTGGGAAGATAGGATTTTTTGGGTTTCAACATTGCAAAAAATAACATTTCCTGTCATTAGCAATTTGGCTAAAGGCTCACTTAGAAAGAACATGCCTGTAGAGTCAAAAAGTGGCGAGGGAGAGAAATTTGCTTATCTTGAAGCATTTGCTCGTGTTTTTAATGGAATAGCACCTTGGTTGGAATTGGGTGTAGATACCTCTGAGGAGGGTAAAGTTCGTGAAAAATACATTAAATTAACATTGAAAGCGATTTCAAATGCCGTTAATACAAATAGCAATGATTATATTTTTGTTGTAGAACCTAAACAGTCTTTAGTTGATGTTGCTTTATTTGCTCAAGGATTACTCAGGGCCAAAAAACAAATCTGGCTTAACTTACCTATGGATATTCAAGCAAGAATTATCCGTGAACTTAAAAATACAAGAATCATAGCGCCTTATGAGAATCATTGGCTATTGTACACCTCAATGGTTGAAGCCGCATTATTGGAATTCACCGGCGAATGCGACAAGGAAAGGCTGACTTATGCCATTTCAAAATTCCGCGACGAGTTCTATGTAGGCGATGCAATCTATTCAAACGGTGACGAGTTCGATGTTGGATACTATAATAGCCTTATCATCCATCCGATGCTGAATGACATTTTGGCGGTCATGAGGAAATACGGCCTTCAGGAAGGAGAGTTCTTGGATGTCCAATTGATGAGATCATCAAGATTGTCATCACAACTTGAAAGGATGATTTCACCGGATGGAACCTATCCGTTGCTTGGAAAATCCCTGGCTTATCGATGTGGTGTATTCCATCTGCTTTCACAGGCTGCATTGCTTAAGATATTGCCGAGAAACATCGCTCCGGCTCAGGTAAGAAGCGCCCTAACAAAAATCATTCAAAGACAATTCACAGGCAGTCAGAACTTCAATAGTGAAGGATGGTTGATTTGCGGTTTGAATGCATCTCAAATTGATATTTGTGACGATGAAACCAATACTGGTAGCGTTTACGCATGCTGTGCTGTCTTTTTAGCGTTAGGTTTAAAAGCCAACGATATGTTCTGGGAAGCTCCGTCTGAAGAATGGAGTAGTCTTAAAGCATGGAACGGCCATCAAATACAACCAGACCAATCAATCAATTTTTAG
- a CDS encoding nucleotide sugar dehydrogenase: MKICIMGQGYIGLPTAALFTRNHCEVIGVDINEQIVENLNKGIIHIEEPGISDIIKNAVKNNVYTASLTPEKADAFIITVPTPYIVENYSCDLSYVITACETIIPYIEKGNTVIIESTIAPMSTDETIKPIFEKAGFKIGEDLFLAHCPERVLPGRIIEELIHNDRIIGGVTPECAVKASEVYGQFVEGDLMLTEAKTAELSKCMENTFRDVNIALANELAKICAEIGVNALDVIEMANKHPRVNLHSPGPGVGGHCLAIDPYFIYAKAPETAKIIKLARDTNNSMPDFVCEYVNKIISEGKIAVFGVSYKGNTGDDRESPAYEIIAKLSTKYEIAIHDPHIENPNFVNFEEAVKDANLILVLCDHDEFKDMDYDYINKSMAKAVIFDTKNIIKEVPSEIKLFNYGNLYELN; encoded by the coding sequence ATGAAAATATGTATTATGGGACAAGGCTATATCGGGCTTCCGACAGCCGCACTGTTTACAAGAAACCATTGTGAAGTCATTGGAGTCGACATCAATGAACAGATTGTTGAAAACTTAAACAAGGGAATAATCCACATTGAGGAACCCGGAATCAGCGACATTATCAAAAATGCAGTGAAAAACAATGTGTACACAGCCTCATTAACTCCTGAAAAAGCAGACGCATTCATAATTACAGTACCGACCCCCTACATCGTTGAAAATTACAGTTGTGACTTGAGCTATGTCATTACCGCATGCGAAACAATCATCCCATACATAGAAAAGGGAAATACAGTCATCATCGAATCAACAATAGCCCCAATGTCAACCGACGAGACAATCAAGCCTATCTTTGAAAAGGCAGGTTTCAAAATAGGCGAGGACTTGTTCCTTGCACACTGCCCTGAAAGGGTCTTGCCGGGCAGAATCATTGAGGAATTGATTCACAATGACCGCATCATCGGCGGAGTGACACCTGAATGTGCAGTCAAGGCAAGCGAGGTCTATGGACAGTTTGTGGAAGGTGACCTGATGCTAACAGAGGCAAAAACCGCTGAACTTTCAAAATGCATGGAAAACACCTTCAGGGATGTCAACATAGCACTTGCAAATGAACTTGCAAAAATCTGTGCTGAAATTGGAGTCAATGCACTGGACGTCATTGAAATGGCCAACAAGCACCCAAGAGTAAACTTGCACTCACCGGGACCTGGAGTAGGTGGACATTGCCTTGCAATCGATCCATACTTCATCTATGCCAAAGCGCCTGAAACCGCAAAGATAATTAAGCTGGCACGTGACACAAACAACTCAATGCCTGATTTCGTGTGCGAATACGTAAACAAAATAATTTCAGAAGGCAAGATTGCAGTGTTTGGAGTATCATACAAGGGCAACACCGGAGACGACAGGGAAAGTCCTGCCTATGAGATCATTGCAAAATTAAGCACAAAATATGAAATAGCCATTCACGACCCTCACATTGAAAATCCTAATTTTGTAAATTTCGAGGAAGCCGTGAAGGACGCCAACCTGATTCTGGTTTTATGTGACCATGATGAGTTCAAAGACATGGATTACGATTATATCAACAAAAGCATGGCTAAAGCAGTGATATTCGATACAAAAAATATAATAAAAGAAGTTCCATCAGAAATTAAATTGTTTAATTACGGGAACTTATATGAATTGAACTAA
- the rfbD gene encoding dTDP-4-dehydrorhamnose reductase, whose product MKILITGSNGMLGHDLIEVLKDKHELLLTTSKTLDITDGDSVMDFIVNSNPDIVINSAAYTDVDGCESNPDLAYNVNGEGVKNLALACREVDCPLVHISTDYVFNGQNDRPWVEDDEIGPISIYGKSKLKGEEHIKEILEKYFIVRTAWLYGVNGRNFPRTMLELAQNHSEITVVYDEVGTPTYTPDLAKGISELIETDYYGTYHLTNSGNCSWCEFARYIFEVADVDVNVIPVTASEFARPAPRPSYSVLENRNWVENGFEPLRNYKEAIKEYIGLIK is encoded by the coding sequence ATGAAGATTTTGATTACAGGTTCAAATGGAATGTTGGGCCATGACCTAATTGAGGTTCTAAAGGACAAGCATGAGTTGCTCCTTACAACTTCCAAAACCCTTGATATAACCGATGGGGACAGTGTAATGGACTTTATCGTCAACTCAAATCCTGATATCGTCATCAACTCGGCGGCATACACGGACGTTGACGGCTGTGAAAGCAATCCCGATTTGGCATATAATGTGAATGGCGAGGGCGTTAAAAACCTGGCCTTGGCCTGTAGGGAAGTTGACTGTCCATTGGTTCATATAAGCACAGACTATGTTTTCAACGGCCAGAACGACCGTCCCTGGGTTGAGGATGATGAGATAGGTCCGATCAGCATTTACGGCAAAAGCAAACTGAAAGGTGAAGAGCACATTAAGGAAATACTTGAGAAATACTTCATCGTAAGGACAGCATGGCTATATGGCGTAAACGGCCGCAATTTTCCAAGGACAATGCTTGAATTGGCACAAAACCATTCCGAAATAACAGTTGTGTATGATGAGGTCGGAACTCCCACCTACACTCCAGACCTGGCTAAAGGAATCTCCGAGCTGATTGAAACCGATTATTATGGGACATATCACTTGACAAATTCCGGAAATTGCTCCTGGTGTGAGTTTGCAAGATACATTTTCGAGGTTGCCGACGTGGACGTTAATGTCATTCCGGTTACCGCATCCGAGTTTGCAAGGCCCGCTCCAAGACCTAGCTATTCCGTTCTGGAAAACAGGAATTGGGTTGAAAACGGATTTGAACCTTTAAGGAATTATAAAGAGGCTATAAAAGAATATATTGGGTTGATAAAATGA
- the rfbA gene encoding glucose-1-phosphate thymidylyltransferase RfbA: MKGIVLAGGSGTRLYPITKAVSKQLLPLYDKPMIYYPISVLMLAGIKEILIISTPRDLPMYKDLLGDGSSLGIRFEYEVQENPNGLAEAFIIGEDFIGDDNVALILGDNIFHGHRFTEILERATALEEGAVIFGYYTNNPEAFGVVEFDDDWNVLSIEEKPDKPKSNYIVPGLYFYDNTVVEIAKNVEPSERGEVEITSINEEYLKRGKLKVELLGRGMAWLDTGTHAGLLEASNFIETIQKRQGLYIACLEEIAYRKGYIDDEILLKTAEELKKTDYGEYLFKLVKR; this comes from the coding sequence ATGAAAGGTATCGTACTTGCCGGAGGTTCTGGGACCCGGTTATATCCGATTACAAAGGCCGTTTCCAAACAATTGTTGCCTTTGTATGACAAGCCAATGATTTATTATCCAATTTCAGTGCTGATGTTGGCTGGAATTAAGGAAATATTGATTATATCCACTCCTAGGGACTTGCCAATGTATAAGGATTTGCTTGGAGACGGATCAAGTTTAGGCATAAGGTTCGAATATGAGGTTCAGGAAAATCCTAACGGGCTGGCTGAGGCATTCATAATAGGCGAGGATTTCATCGGCGATGATAATGTTGCGCTGATTCTCGGAGACAACATTTTCCACGGTCACAGATTCACTGAAATTCTAGAAAGGGCGACCGCTTTGGAGGAAGGGGCAGTGATATTCGGATATTACACCAATAATCCTGAAGCATTCGGTGTCGTTGAATTTGATGACGACTGGAATGTTTTATCTATTGAGGAAAAGCCGGATAAACCTAAATCAAATTATATTGTTCCAGGCCTGTATTTCTATGACAACACTGTTGTGGAAATAGCCAAAAACGTTGAGCCTTCAGAAAGAGGAGAAGTTGAAATCACCTCAATAAATGAGGAATATCTGAAACGCGGAAAACTTAAGGTGGAATTGTTGGGTCGTGGAATGGCCTGGCTGGATACAGGAACCCATGCCGGACTTTTGGAAGCTTCAAATTTCATCGAAACAATTCAAAAGAGGCAGGGATTATATATCGCATGTCTTGAAGAGATCGCATACCGTAAGGGATACATCGATGATGAGATATTGCTGAAAACCGCTGAAGAACTTAAAAAGACAGATTATGGCGAATACTTGTTCAAATTAGTTAAAAGATGA
- a CDS encoding isocitrate/isopropylmalate family dehydrogenase: MSTSKTKDKYQIAVVPGDGIGQEVMKATIDVLDSLDIDFEYVYGEAGDECLEKNGTALPDETLDIIRQSDACLFGAAGETAADVIVKIRQEMKMFANLRPVKAYPHTNSLSDEIDFMIVRENTEGMYIADEEKYTDEGAIARRIITREAERRIIDYAFKYAVENNKSKVTAVHKANVLKKTDGLFKEIFYEVAEDYPDIATEDFYVDATAMYLITQPESFEVIVTTNLFGDILSDEGAGLVGGLGLIPSANIGLDGALFEPVHGSAPDIAGKGIANPIAMMLSAVMMLRYLGENDAADKFDAAILKLLNDANTLTGDLGGNASTMDVAGEVIKNINGE; this comes from the coding sequence TTGAGTACCTCAAAAACAAAAGATAAATATCAAATTGCAGTGGTTCCAGGTGACGGAATCGGTCAGGAAGTAATGAAAGCAACAATTGATGTTTTAGATTCACTTGACATTGACTTTGAATATGTCTATGGTGAAGCAGGAGACGAATGCCTTGAGAAAAACGGTACCGCACTGCCTGACGAGACATTGGATATAATCAGACAATCCGATGCGTGTCTCTTTGGTGCTGCCGGTGAAACCGCAGCGGATGTTATTGTAAAAATACGTCAGGAAATGAAAATGTTCGCTAACCTAAGACCAGTCAAGGCGTATCCTCATACCAATTCATTATCAGATGAAATTGACTTCATGATTGTGCGTGAAAATACTGAAGGAATGTACATTGCTGACGAGGAAAAATACACAGATGAAGGAGCGATAGCAAGACGCATAATCACAAGAGAAGCTGAAAGACGCATAATCGACTATGCATTCAAATACGCTGTTGAAAATAACAAAAGCAAAGTGACAGCGGTTCATAAAGCTAATGTATTAAAGAAAACCGATGGCCTGTTTAAGGAAATTTTCTATGAAGTTGCCGAGGACTATCCTGACATCGCAACCGAGGATTTCTATGTGGATGCAACAGCAATGTATCTCATTACACAGCCTGAAAGTTTTGAAGTAATCGTTACAACCAATCTTTTCGGAGACATCCTCTCTGATGAGGGGGCCGGACTTGTTGGTGGACTTGGATTAATTCCATCAGCAAATATCGGTTTGGACGGCGCACTATTTGAGCCGGTTCATGGTTCAGCACCGGACATTGCCGGAAAGGGCATAGCAAATCCGATAGCAATGATGCTGTCAGCTGTAATGATGCTTAGATACTTAGGTGAAAACGATGCGGCGGACAAGTTTGATGCCGCAATACTTAAATTATTAAATGACGCTAATACTTTGACCGGTGACTTGGGCGGTAATGCCTCAACAATGGATGTTGCCGGTGAAGTTATAAAAAATATAAATGGAGAATAA
- the rfbC gene encoding dTDP-4-dehydrorhamnose 3,5-epimerase, translated as MGKFKFTETGIEGMFIVEPTVFEDNRGYFMETFQERDFAEAGHDLKFVQDNQSKSSKGVLRGLHLQLNYPQGKLVRVIKGEVFDVGVDLRGHSPTYGKWYGAILSEENKKQLYIPPKFAHGFLVLSDEAEFLYKCTEFYHGEDESGIMWNDEDIAIEWPLDGIDEIILSDKDKEWKSFKEANIKY; from the coding sequence ATGGGTAAATTTAAATTCACAGAAACCGGAATAGAGGGAATGTTCATAGTCGAACCCACAGTTTTTGAGGACAACCGAGGATATTTTATGGAAACGTTCCAGGAGAGGGATTTTGCTGAGGCAGGCCATGATTTGAAGTTTGTTCAGGATAACCAATCAAAATCATCAAAAGGAGTCTTAAGAGGCTTGCATTTACAATTAAACTATCCTCAAGGTAAATTAGTTCGTGTCATAAAAGGAGAAGTTTTTGACGTCGGAGTGGACCTTAGAGGCCACTCCCCAACTTATGGAAAATGGTATGGCGCGATATTGTCAGAGGAAAACAAAAAGCAGCTATACATTCCGCCAAAATTCGCTCATGGATTTTTGGTCTTGTCAGATGAAGCGGAATTCTTGTATAAGTGCACAGAATTCTATCATGGTGAGGATGAATCCGGAATAATGTGGAATGATGAGGATATAGCTATTGAATGGCCGTTGGACGGCATTGATGAGATAATTTTATCAGATAAAGATAAGGAATGGAAATCATTTAAAGAAGCAAACATCAAATATTAG
- a CDS encoding barstar family protein, with the protein MQLDGKLIKEEGHDYLMEALSFPDYYGKNLDALYDCLCEIECEIELINADDVDTDIIDTFVDAANENEFLKFKII; encoded by the coding sequence ATGCAGCTTGATGGTAAATTAATCAAAGAGGAAGGACATGACTATTTGATGGAGGCTTTAAGTTTCCCTGACTATTACGGCAAAAATTTGGATGCATTATATGACTGCCTATGTGAAATCGAATGTGAAATTGAGCTTATTAACGCTGATGATGTTGACACAGACATCATCGACACGTTCGTCGATGCGGCCAATGAGAACGAATTTTTAAAATTTAAAATAATATAA
- the mmp11 gene encoding methanogenesis marker protein 11, whose product MEILKPNELKEKFSDPWIAPYEKVLTMVDGDKVEIVEYHPCISGSHWLLHQYRNNSELIDSAYRDGNKHVYKCHVGSTPLDLKASFNAAGIDEIVIDGDEVKVTHAGLAGAGVGAGMCRGMGEGVKYIELIQVGGGSKAGKATVVTPKLEKVVIGVDDTDTKDAGATWTMAHNLGVELAGMGFEYLDHIIVQLYPHNPHKTQNCVSIALTFAVESDKKQELIDNVTKILKRDTLSDKTAIAILEGLDIPEKLREYSIATKSGMMDVETAEKTAEELNIPLIAVTGEQGKVGALAALGLYDDVEEAVKAYDKK is encoded by the coding sequence ATGGAAATTCTAAAACCAAACGAACTAAAAGAAAAATTTTCCGACCCATGGATTGCACCATATGAAAAGGTTCTGACAATGGTTGACGGCGACAAGGTGGAAATCGTCGAATACCATCCATGCATTTCAGGATCCCATTGGCTATTACATCAATACAGAAACAATTCAGAACTAATCGATTCCGCTTACCGTGACGGAAACAAGCATGTCTACAAATGTCACGTCGGCAGCACCCCATTGGATTTGAAGGCAAGTTTCAATGCTGCCGGAATTGATGAAATCGTTATTGACGGCGATGAGGTAAAGGTCACACATGCGGGTCTTGCAGGTGCCGGCGTTGGAGCCGGAATGTGTAGAGGAATGGGCGAAGGCGTTAAATACATCGAACTTATACAAGTAGGAGGAGGCTCAAAAGCAGGTAAGGCTACAGTTGTGACTCCAAAACTTGAAAAAGTGGTAATAGGTGTTGACGATACCGACACAAAGGATGCGGGAGCCACATGGACAATGGCTCACAATTTAGGCGTTGAGCTTGCCGGTATGGGTTTCGAATACCTGGACCACATTATCGTTCAGCTTTATCCGCATAACCCTCACAAGACTCAAAACTGCGTTTCAATCGCCCTGACATTTGCAGTTGAAAGCGATAAAAAACAGGAGTTAATCGATAACGTCACCAAAATCCTTAAAAGGGATACATTATCTGACAAGACAGCGATTGCAATCTTGGAAGGTTTGGATATTCCTGAAAAGTTAAGAGAATATTCCATTGCCACCAAATCAGGAATGATGGATGTTGAAACCGCTGAGAAAACAGCTGAAGAATTGAACATACCATTGATTGCGGTCACCGGAGAACAGGGTAAGGTCGGTGCTCTTGCAGCGCTTGGACTTTATGATGATGTTGAGGAAGCCGTGAAGGCTTATGATAAAAAATAA
- a CDS encoding ribonuclease domain-containing protein, translating to MNKKLVLLIALVVALVSLSAVSAGFLDFLGLGNDDGSDVSVVEDGQYCTVDEVAAYIKEFHKLPSNYITKKEANALGWHGGPLKKYAPGKSIGGDTFTNRQHILPDSDSKYIECDINANGTNRGAERIVYNSGNYKVYYTDDHYNTFTEV from the coding sequence ATGAATAAAAAATTAGTTTTACTTATCGCATTGGTCGTTGCGCTTGTCAGCCTTTCAGCCGTAAGCGCCGGATTTTTGGATTTTCTGGGTTTGGGCAATGATGACGGAAGTGATGTCAGTGTGGTGGAAGATGGCCAGTACTGCACCGTGGACGAGGTTGCGGCATACATCAAGGAATTCCACAAGCTTCCAAGCAATTACATAACCAAGAAGGAGGCTAACGCTTTAGGATGGCATGGCGGACCGCTCAAGAAATACGCCCCTGGAAAAAGCATTGGAGGAGACACCTTCACCAACAGGCAGCACATATTGCCGGACAGCGATTCAAAGTACATCGAATGCGATATCAATGCGAACGGAACCAACCGTGGAGCGGAAAGGATAGTATACAATTCAGGCAATTATAAGGTTTATTACACAGACGACCACTACAACACATTTACAGAGGTATAA
- a CDS encoding 3-isopropylmalate dehydratase small subunit, with protein MKGKAWKFGNDIDTDIIVPGRYLIYTDEETLSKHCMEGLDPDFNEKCNEGDFIVAGKNFGCGSSREHAPIALKGVGVSAVIAESFARIFYRNATNVGVPLLEAPGISELVEDGDEISVDMENATITTKNGESIEFKKLPPFMLEILEQGGLIEYLKNKR; from the coding sequence GTGAAAGGAAAAGCATGGAAATTTGGAAATGACATTGACACAGACATCATAGTTCCCGGAAGATATCTGATATATACCGATGAGGAAACCCTATCCAAACATTGCATGGAAGGACTTGACCCTGATTTCAATGAGAAATGCAATGAGGGCGACTTTATAGTTGCCGGAAAAAATTTCGGATGCGGCTCATCAAGGGAACATGCCCCAATCGCTCTTAAGGGTGTTGGAGTTTCAGCAGTGATTGCCGAGTCCTTTGCAAGAATATTCTATCGTAACGCTACAAATGTTGGAGTTCCGCTTCTTGAAGCGCCGGGAATTAGTGAACTTGTCGAAGATGGAGATGAAATTAGCGTAGATATGGAAAACGCTACAATAACAACCAAAAATGGAGAAAGCATTGAATTCAAAAAATTGCCTCCATTCATGTTGGAAATATTAGAACAAGGTGGTTTGATTGAGTACCTCAAAAACAAAAGATAA
- the hacA gene encoding homoaconitase large subunit, which translates to MPTMSEKILAKASGKDKVEAGDIIIANIDIAMTHDLTGPLSVQSFEKIGAEKVWDASKIVIPFDHQVPADSIDSANNHILMREFVKKQGIEHFYDVNAGVCHQILPEKGHVVPGDVIVGADSHTCTHGALGAFATGIGSTDMAMVFAEGNLWFKVPETNRFNITGELKDNVYAKDVILHIIGKMGADGSTYKACEFAGETISDMTVSDRMVLCNMAIEMGGKTGLVEPDEKTIAYVEKRSNKPYEVFKTDLDSSSLNIIDIDVGDLEPQIACPHNVDNVRPISEVDTEIDQVFLGSCTNGRLSDLRDAAKILKGNKVAKGTRMLVIPASKEVYSKALDEGLLKIFVDAGALVSAPCCGPCLGGHTGIIGPGEISLSTSNRNFKGRQGSPDGKVYLSSAAVAAASAIEGRIVAPE; encoded by the coding sequence ATGCCGACAATGTCTGAAAAAATATTAGCTAAAGCTTCAGGTAAAGACAAGGTTGAAGCCGGAGATATCATCATAGCAAATATTGATATAGCAATGACCCATGATTTGACCGGACCTCTTTCAGTGCAGTCTTTTGAAAAAATTGGAGCTGAAAAGGTATGGGATGCAAGTAAAATTGTCATTCCCTTTGATCATCAGGTCCCGGCCGATTCCATTGACTCAGCCAACAACCATATCCTGATGAGAGAATTCGTCAAAAAACAGGGTATTGAACATTTCTATGATGTCAATGCAGGAGTCTGCCATCAGATTCTTCCTGAAAAGGGCCATGTCGTTCCGGGAGATGTCATCGTTGGTGCGGATTCCCACACATGTACCCATGGTGCATTGGGAGCCTTTGCAACCGGTATCGGTTCAACCGATATGGCGATGGTTTTTGCCGAGGGCAACCTATGGTTCAAGGTGCCTGAAACAAACAGGTTCAACATTACCGGTGAGCTTAAGGATAATGTCTATGCCAAGGATGTCATTTTGCACATCATAGGCAAGATGGGTGCCGATGGCTCAACATATAAGGCCTGTGAATTTGCCGGAGAGACAATATCCGACATGACCGTTTCAGACCGCATGGTATTATGTAATATGGCAATCGAAATGGGTGGTAAGACCGGTCTGGTGGAGCCCGATGAAAAGACAATAGCATATGTTGAAAAACGTTCAAATAAACCTTATGAAGTATTTAAAACTGATTTGGACTCATCCTCTCTAAATATAATTGATATTGATGTTGGTGATTTGGAACCGCAAATAGCCTGCCCTCACAATGTTGACAATGTAAGGCCAATCAGTGAGGTTGACACAGAAATCGACCAGGTGTTTTTAGGTTCATGCACTAACGGAAGACTTAGTGACCTTAGAGATGCCGCAAAAATCCTTAAGGGTAATAAAGTGGCAAAGGGAACTAGAATGCTGGTTATACCGGCATCAAAAGAAGTATACTCAAAAGCGTTGGATGAAGGACTGCTCAAGATATTCGTCGATGCCGGAGCCCTTGTATCCGCACCTTGCTGCGGCCCATGTCTTGGAGGGCATACCGGAATAATCGGACCTGGCGAGATAAGTCTTTCAACATCAAATAGGAACTTCAAGGGAAGACAAGGATCTCCTGACGGTAAAGTATATTTATCCTCAGCCGCCGTTGCAGCCGCATCAGCAATTGAGGGAAGAATCGTGGCCCCGGAGTGA